From the Solanum stenotomum isolate F172 chromosome 4, ASM1918654v1, whole genome shotgun sequence genome, one window contains:
- the LOC125861374 gene encoding extensin-2-like, with product MRLQGGGLAKDRQYLPQILTALAILVVANVVSADPYVYSSPPPPMYEYKSTPPPSPSPPPPYVYKSPPPPSPSSPPPYVYKSPPSPSPSPPPPYVYKSPLPPSPSPPPPYVYKSPPPPSPSPPPPYVYKSPPPPSPSPPPPYYYKSPPPPSPSPPPPYYYKSPPPPSLSPPPPYYYKSPPPPSPSPPPPYYYKAPPPPSPSPPSPYYYKSPPPPSPSPPPPYYYKSPPPPFPSPPPPYYYKSPPPPSPSPPPPYYYKSPPPPTKSPPPPYYYNSPPPPMKSPPPPSPYYYKSPPPPSPTYSPPPPSPSPPPPYYYKSPPPPSPSPPPPYYYKSPPPPSSSPPPPYYYRSPPPPSPSPPPPYYYKSPPPPSPSPPPPYYYKSPPPPSPSPPPPYYYKSPPPPSPSPPPPYYYKSPPPPSPSPPPPYYYKSPLPLSPSPPPPYYYKSPPPPSPSPPPPYYYKSPPPPSPSPPPPYYYKFQFDAQNKEWFLEGKIQTPMAEIN from the exons ATGAGGCTTCAAGGTGGCGGCCTTGCCAAGGATCGTCAGTATTTGCCACAAATCTTAACGGCGTTGGCCATATTGGTTGTTGCTAATGTAGTGTCGGCAGACCCTTATGTATACTCTTCTCCACCACCTCCGATGTATGAGTATAAGTCAACACcacctccttctccttctccgcCACCACCTTACGTGTACAAATCTCCACCTCCTCCCTCACCTTCTTCCCCGCCTCCATATGTTTATAAATCACCTCCGTCCCCTTCTCCATCACCACCTCCACCATATGTGTATAAGTCTCCACTGCCTCCATCACCATCACCACCTCCACCATATGTATATAAGTCTCCACCGCCTCCCTCACCATCTCCACCTCCACCGTATGTGTATAAGTCTCCACCACCTCCATCGCCATCTCCACCTCCACCATATTACTACAAGTCTCCTCCTCCACCATCACCTTCACCACCACCTCCGTATTACTACAAGTCTCCACCTCCACCTTCACTATCACCTCCACCACCATACTATTATAAATCTCCACCACCTCCTTCACCATCACCACCCCCACCATATTATTATAAGGCTCCACCGCCACCTTCTCCTTCACCTCCTTCACCATATTATTACAAATCTCCACCACCTCCTTCACCTTCTCCTCCACCACCTTATTACTACAAGTCTCCTCCACCTCCATTtccatcaccaccaccaccatatTATTACAAGTCTCCTCCTCCACCATCCCCATCACCACCCCCACCATACTACTACAAGTCTCCACCACCACCTACTAAATCACCTCCTCCCCCGTACTATTACAATTCTCCACCACCACCAATGAAGTCTCCCCCTCCACCAT CTCCATACTACTATAAATCTCCTCCACCTCCATCACCGACTTAT TCCCCACCACCACCATCACCTTCTCCTCCACCTCCTTATTACTACAAGTCTCCTCCACCACCATCACCATCTCCTCCTCCACCATACTATTACAAGTCCCCACCACCACCATCGTCATCACCTCCACCACCCTACTACTACAGGTCTCCTCCTCCTCCATCACCATCTCCCCCTCCACCATACTATTACAAgtctccaccaccaccatcaccaTCACCTCCACCACCCTACTACTACAAGTCTCCTCCTCCACCGTCCCCGTCACCTCCCCCACCCTACTACTACAAGTCACCACCACCACCTTCACCATCTCCTCCACCACCCTACTACTACAAGTCTCCTCCTCCACCATCACCATCTCCTCCACCACCTTACTACTACAAGTCTCCTCTTCCTTTATCGCCTTCTCCCCCTCCACCATACTACTACAAGTCACCACCACCACCTTCCCCATCTCCTCCACCACCCTACTACTACAAGTCTCCTCCTCCACCATCCCCGTCACCTCCCCCACCCTACTACTACAA ATTTCAATTTGATGCACAAAATAAAGAATGGTTTCTTGAGGGAAAGATTCAAACTCCAATGGCAGAAATCAATTAG